From Bradyrhizobium sp. sBnM-33:
ACGACCTGAACCCGGTCGCCATCCAGTTGCCGCAGCGCGCAACCCTCGAAGTTGTGGAGACCGAGCCGGTCACCAAGGGGCAGACCGCGTCTTCCTCCTACAAGCCTGCTATCCTCTCCAACGGCGTACGCACCTCGGTGCCGCCGCACATTGGAACGGGAACACGGATCGTGGTCATGACCGAGGACGGCTCCTACGTCGAGCGCGCAAAGGATTAAGACCGCGCCATAGGCTACGGGGCATACGCCGGGGGGCGATGCATTGGGTACAATGGCTGTCCGCTTGCTCTCGGGTTGGCTGGCAGCCTTTTGTTTGCTCCCCGCCGGGATTGCCGACGTTTCCGCCAATGAGTTCAGAACGCCGTCGATGTCGGCCGTTCGCGTCGAATGGCGCGCCGTATTGGATCAGCTTAGCAGCGAGATCAGTTCCCGGCCGGCGATCGCGTCGCGCTTCACCTTCGCAGGCCAGCGGCGGGTGCCGGCATGGGATCCGCGCGCGACGCCTGCGCTGGTGCAGTTGAACGCGATCAATTCGGCGATGTTCGCGGGAATCGGCCGCAGTCCGGTGCCGGTGCTGTTGCCGTTTGATACCGCGGCTTATCTCGAGGCCGAGGCCAGTGGCACGCAGGCCCCGGCGGTGTCACGCCATCAGGCCGGCTTCCGCCCCGTCGACCTGTTTTACGCCGGCCCCTCCGGCTATGACGCGGTGTTTTCGCTGGATCCCGGCGCCGGTGAGGGCCTTCCGTCGCGAACCTTCGCCCGGCCGGTGGAGGTGCAGATCACGGGCTCGATCCTGGTCTACGATCTTGCCGATCCGCTCGGCGGCAAGGGCGAGCCGGTCAAGGCGCTGGCGTCGCAATACCCCGACATGCGCCGTTTCATTCGCGAAGGTTATGTGCGCTACGCCTTCACCCGTTTCGGCGTGCCCTACGTGGTATCGATCCAATGCCTCGATTCAGCGCCGCGAGCGCGGCGGCTGGCCTGCCGCGAGGCTTACCCGATTGCCCAGCGCTTCCTGAAGGCGCTGCGCATCGCCGGAGGCCAGCCGGCGCGACCGCGCTTCGACGTTTCCTCCGAGGTTGCTGAACGGCCGGCCACCCTTTCGCCCGACTTCAGCTATCGTCCGAGCGGTGACATCATCGCCAACAGCGGCGCACGCAGGCGCGGCGGCC
This genomic window contains:
- a CDS encoding peptidoglycan DD-metalloendopeptidase family protein produces the protein MAVRLLSGWLAAFCLLPAGIADVSANEFRTPSMSAVRVEWRAVLDQLSSEISSRPAIASRFTFAGQRRVPAWDPRATPALVQLNAINSAMFAGIGRSPVPVLLPFDTAAYLEAEASGTQAPAVSRHQAGFRPVDLFYAGPSGYDAVFSLDPGAGEGLPSRTFARPVEVQITGSILVYDLADPLGGKGEPVKALASQYPDMRRFIREGYVRYAFTRFGVPYVVSIQCLDSAPRARRLACREAYPIAQRFLKALRIAGGQPARPRFDVSSEVAERPATLSPDFSYRPSGDIIANSGARRRGGRADLIAYSQIRFPLEKAPARVSSQQFAKRKSGERQGTYQGTYQGVYPWRDNFCEARSFQVGQCAAGFGHQGQDIRPAPCPPNPGADNSCHPRKQAVIAVRDGVIIRSLKQQAATLQINTSKEHIRFRYMHMNPSAMDADGILNGRRVAEGEKIGVVSNYLDFPNGTSYHLHFDVQVFTRDGWIWVNPYTTLIASYERLIRGRGHEIGTEPPAAAAVAHALPENVLRHAARERREN